In the genome of Pseudomonadota bacterium, one region contains:
- a CDS encoding cation:proton antiporter: MTEFLLLAFTFLVAGVVAVPIATRLGLGSVLGYLIAGIVIAPLLAALGVDVISIQHFAEFGVVMMLFLVGLELEPKRLWEMRGTLAGLGLGHILTTTLIVTGLAMLFGLAWHFALTIGLIFSLSSTAIVLQTHQEKGLMRTEGGQASFAALLTEDVAVIPMLALLPLLAMPELMDVAGDVGHGGDHSGDHGGGHGGDHGDEHGDDHGSGMSLVSGLNGWQTALVSFGAIGAVILGGSYLTRPLFRFISQAGLRELFTATALMLVVGIALLMGLVGLSAALGTFLAGVVLANSEYRHELESDIDPFRGLLLGLFFMTVGASINFGLLFEALPFYLGLTLLAMFIKFAVLFVLGTLIGIHGMDRWLLALSLAQAGEFGFVLLSFVTANAILPAAIADQALLVVALSMLFTPLLFIFYERVIVPRSVSDQTREADEIEEPGEILICGRGRVGGIVERIVSAAGYKTTVVDYNSKQIANLMKFGIKTYYGDATRPDLLHAAGIERARIIVVAVDGEESINTIVRHVIEHYPHVHIIARARNRHHVYVLWSLGCRDIIRETYDSSLRMGRSAFEALGIERQAAEEMVEAFNQNDREGMIEVAGLYDASIPAVENEPYVRKVREMLETRVPQLSREMQEIQARARG, from the coding sequence ATGACCGAGTTCCTGCTTCTGGCCTTCACGTTTCTCGTCGCGGGGGTGGTTGCCGTGCCCATCGCCACGCGGCTCGGGCTGGGCTCCGTGCTGGGCTATCTCATTGCGGGCATCGTGATCGCGCCGCTTCTCGCGGCCCTCGGAGTGGACGTCATATCGATCCAGCACTTCGCTGAATTCGGCGTGGTGATGATGCTCTTTCTCGTTGGCCTCGAGCTCGAGCCGAAGCGCCTCTGGGAGATGCGGGGCACGCTGGCGGGGCTCGGTCTCGGGCATATCCTGACGACGACGCTCATCGTCACCGGGCTTGCCATGCTCTTTGGCCTGGCCTGGCATTTCGCGCTGACGATCGGGCTCATTTTCTCGCTCTCCTCGACGGCCATCGTCCTTCAGACCCACCAGGAAAAGGGTCTGATGCGGACGGAAGGGGGGCAGGCCTCCTTTGCGGCGCTCCTCACCGAGGACGTGGCCGTGATCCCCATGCTCGCGCTCCTGCCGCTCCTCGCGATGCCGGAGCTCATGGATGTGGCGGGCGATGTGGGCCATGGCGGCGATCATTCGGGTGATCACGGGGGCGGCCACGGAGGTGACCACGGCGACGAGCACGGGGATGACCACGGGTCGGGCATGAGCCTCGTGAGCGGTCTCAACGGGTGGCAGACCGCGCTCGTCTCCTTCGGGGCCATCGGCGCCGTCATCCTCGGCGGCAGCTACCTGACCCGCCCGCTCTTCCGCTTCATCAGCCAGGCCGGTCTGCGAGAGCTCTTCACCGCCACCGCGCTGATGCTCGTCGTGGGCATCGCCCTCCTCATGGGGCTCGTGGGCCTCTCGGCGGCGCTGGGCACGTTCCTCGCCGGGGTCGTCCTCGCCAACAGCGAGTACCGCCACGAGCTCGAAAGCGATATCGACCCGTTCCGCGGCCTACTCCTCGGCCTCTTCTTCATGACCGTGGGGGCGAGCATCAATTTCGGCCTGCTCTTCGAGGCACTGCCCTTCTATCTCGGTCTGACCCTCCTCGCGATGTTCATCAAGTTCGCCGTGCTCTTCGTACTGGGGACGCTCATCGGCATCCACGGCATGGACCGATGGCTCCTCGCGCTCAGCCTCGCACAGGCGGGGGAGTTCGGCTTCGTGCTGCTGAGCTTTGTCACCGCCAATGCCATATTGCCCGCCGCCATCGCCGATCAGGCGCTGCTCGTGGTGGCGCTCTCCATGCTCTTCACGCCGCTTCTCTTCATCTTCTACGAGCGCGTCATCGTCCCCCGCTCGGTGAGCGATCAGACCCGCGAGGCCGACGAGATCGAGGAGCCCGGAGAGATCCTCATTTGCGGCCGTGGCCGCGTGGGCGGGATTGTGGAGCGCATCGTCTCCGCGGCGGGCTACAAGACGACCGTCGTCGACTACAATTCAAAGCAGATCGCCAACCTGATGAAGTTCGGCATCAAGACGTATTACGGCGATGCCACGCGCCCCGATCTCCTGCATGCCGCGGGCATCGAGCGGGCGCGCATCATCGTCGTGGCCGTGGACGGCGAGGAAAGCATCAACACCATCGTGCGCCATGTGATCGAGCACTACCCCCATGTCCACATCATCGCCCGCGCGCGCAACAGGCACCACGTCTACGTGCTCTGGTCGCTCGGCTGCCGCGACATCATCCGCGAGACCTATGACAGCTCGCTCCGCATGGGTCGCTCGGCCTTCGAGGCGCTGGGCATCGAGCGGCAGGCGGCGGAGGAGATGGTCGAGGCCTTCAACCAGAACGACCGCGAGGGGATGATCGAGGTGGCCGGGCTCTATGACGCCTCCATCCCTGCCGTGGAGAACGAGCCCTACGTTCGGAAGGTGCGCGAGATGCTCGAGACACGGGTACCGCAACTCAGCCGCGAGATGCAGGAAATTCAGGCGCGCGCCCGAGGGTAA
- a CDS encoding endonuclease/exonuclease/phosphatase family protein has product MASYNTELTREGPGLLVRDLGRGAKDIEFVLTRMAEVDADLWVLQNFDFDLDGVALSRFAAAAGYAHSFAQAPNGGRQSGVDLDGDGRLGGRDDSQGFGWFSGQGGMAVLSRYPVTLRGDETARLWADIPWATLPETMDAEARAVQRLSSTAHWALRVDFPGGPLTVLTAHATPPVFDGPEDRNGLRNADEIRLVAEMLEATAGPVVIAANLNVDPARGEGRRAVIAELLAHPRLRDPLPGAVTVDFGAESGGRLRVTYVLPTRDLGLSGAGIFRYGSRPEGFTRHDPVWIDIKLPVGE; this is encoded by the coding sequence ATCGCCAGCTACAACACCGAGCTCACGCGGGAGGGTCCCGGGCTCTTGGTGCGGGATCTTGGGCGAGGGGCCAAAGACATCGAGTTCGTGTTGACCCGCATGGCGGAGGTCGATGCCGATCTCTGGGTATTGCAGAATTTCGACTTCGACCTCGATGGCGTGGCGCTCTCCCGCTTCGCCGCAGCCGCGGGCTATGCGCACAGCTTCGCCCAAGCGCCCAACGGCGGACGGCAGAGCGGGGTCGATCTCGATGGTGACGGCCGCCTCGGCGGGCGCGACGACAGCCAGGGCTTCGGCTGGTTCTCCGGGCAGGGCGGCATGGCCGTGCTCTCCCGCTATCCGGTCACTCTGCGCGGCGATGAGACGGCGCGTCTTTGGGCCGACATTCCATGGGCCACGCTGCCCGAGACGATGGACGCGGAGGCGCGCGCCGTGCAGCGCCTGTCCTCCACGGCCCATTGGGCGCTGCGCGTCGACTTCCCCGGTGGCCCTCTCACGGTGCTCACCGCCCATGCCACCCCGCCTGTCTTCGATGGACCGGAGGATCGCAATGGCCTGCGAAACGCCGACGAAATCAGGCTCGTCGCCGAGATGCTGGAGGCCACCGCTGGCCCCGTGGTGATCGCGGCGAACCTCAACGTCGACCCCGCGCGCGGCGAAGGCCGGCGTGCTGTGATCGCGGAGCTTCTCGCGCATCCGCGCTTGCGCGATCCCCTCCCCGGCGCGGTTACCGTGGATTTCGGGGCGGAGTCGGGCGGCAGACTTCGGGTCACCTACGTCTTGCCCACCCGCGATCTCGGCCTCTCGGGCGCCGGGATCTTTCGGTACGGCAGCCGACCGGAGGGCTTCACCCGGCACGACCCCGTCTGGATCGATATCAAGCTGCCCGTGGGCGAGTGA
- a CDS encoding hydantoinase B/oxoprolinase family protein: MLSEAPDQVRGGADISTVAHQVMWNRLISIVEEQAQALVRTAFSTSVREAGDLSAGVYNAAGEMLAQAVTGTPGHVNAMADAVGHVIRRIPEMNEGDVYITNDPWEGTGHKHDITIVTPVFHRGTRTGFFACTAHVTDIGGRGFGADANDVHEEGLAIPTMPFIKAGNVDATLLALIRANVREPDQLVGDIYALATCNDIGARRLHEMMAEFSLADLGALSDFILTRSREATLAAINALSPGEAEGHMRIDGYAAPIDLRVRVTIEKDRILSDWTGTSGVDKKGINVPLVYTKAYACYALKCAIAPEIPNNAASLAPFEVTAPEGSIVNALPPAPVALRHVIGHMVPDTIYDALDTFLPDTVPAEGAGCLCNFQVSLRPTGPEGRRAEVLTFNSGGSGARPALDGLSATAFPSGVMTMPVEATEQVGPVLIWRKELRPDSGGAGAQRGGLGQVMDVGARAGHEFDISAMLDRVHHPARGRRGGGAGGATQITRKDGTEMRGKGRQFVPEGDIVRMAFPGGAGFGAPVERDPAAVKRDLAMGYITEAAARDIYGLTEDEIAAVVAAMAKGDAP; the protein is encoded by the coding sequence GTGCTCTCGGAGGCCCCGGATCAGGTCCGGGGCGGGGCCGATATCTCCACCGTGGCGCACCAGGTCATGTGGAACCGCCTCATCTCCATTGTCGAAGAACAGGCGCAGGCCCTCGTGCGCACGGCCTTCTCCACCTCCGTCCGCGAGGCGGGAGACCTTTCGGCGGGCGTCTACAACGCCGCGGGCGAGATGCTCGCGCAGGCCGTCACCGGCACGCCGGGGCACGTGAACGCCATGGCCGATGCCGTGGGCCACGTCATCCGCCGCATTCCCGAGATGAACGAGGGCGATGTCTACATCACCAATGACCCCTGGGAGGGGACGGGCCACAAGCACGACATCACCATCGTCACGCCGGTCTTCCACCGTGGCACGCGCACGGGCTTCTTCGCCTGCACTGCGCATGTGACCGATATCGGCGGGCGGGGCTTCGGAGCCGATGCCAACGATGTCCACGAAGAAGGGCTCGCGATCCCCACGATGCCCTTCATCAAGGCGGGCAATGTGGATGCCACGCTCCTCGCGCTCATCCGCGCCAATGTCCGGGAGCCCGACCAGCTCGTGGGAGACATCTACGCGCTCGCCACCTGCAACGATATCGGCGCGCGGCGTCTGCACGAGATGATGGCGGAGTTCTCGCTCGCCGATCTCGGCGCGCTCTCGGACTTCATCCTCACCCGCTCCCGCGAGGCCACGCTGGCCGCCATCAACGCGCTCTCCCCCGGCGAGGCCGAGGGCCACATGCGCATCGATGGCTACGCCGCGCCCATCGACCTCCGGGTCAGAGTCACCATCGAGAAGGACCGTATCCTGAGCGACTGGACGGGCACGAGCGGCGTGGACAAGAAGGGGATCAACGTGCCTCTCGTCTACACGAAGGCCTATGCGTGCTACGCGCTCAAATGCGCCATCGCGCCGGAGATCCCGAACAACGCCGCCTCGCTTGCGCCCTTCGAGGTGACCGCGCCCGAGGGCTCCATCGTGAACGCATTGCCGCCCGCGCCGGTGGCGCTCAGGCACGTCATCGGACACATGGTGCCCGACACGATCTATGACGCGCTCGACACGTTCTTGCCGGATACAGTGCCCGCCGAGGGCGCGGGCTGCCTCTGCAACTTCCAGGTCTCGCTCCGCCCCACTGGGCCAGAGGGCCGACGCGCAGAGGTGCTGACCTTCAATTCCGGCGGCTCGGGCGCGCGGCCCGCGCTCGACGGGCTCAGCGCCACGGCCTTCCCCTCCGGCGTCATGACCATGCCCGTGGAAGCCACCGAGCAGGTGGGCCCGGTCCTCATCTGGCGCAAGGAGCTGCGCCCGGATTCGGGCGGCGCAGGCGCGCAGCGGGGCGGGCTCGGGCAGGTCATGGATGTGGGCGCGCGCGCAGGCCACGAATTCGACATCTCCGCCATGCTCGACCGCGTCCATCATCCCGCGCGCGGCCGGCGCGGCGGCGGGGCGGGCGGCGCGACCCAGATCACGCGGAAAGACGGCACCGAGATGCGCGGCAAAGGCCGCCAATTCGTGCCCGAAGGAGACATCGTCCGCATGGCCTTCCCGGGCGGGGCGGGCTTCGGCGCGCCAGTAGAGCGCGACCCCGCGGCGGTGAAGCGCGATCTTGCCATGGGATACATCACTGAGGCCGCCGCGCGCGACATCTACGGCTTGACCGAGGACGAGATCGCCGCTGTCGTCGCGGCCATGGCCAAGGGAGACGCGCCGTGA
- a CDS encoding DMT family transporter codes for MSVNLRAVTLALAAFGLFATHDVIVKLLGADYSAFQIVFFSVLFSFPVATVLLLRDETSGTLIPKHPWWVIARTLAAVITGAAAFYAFSVLPLAQVYAILFASPLLITIMSVPFLGEKVGLRRGLAVLAGLGGVLVVLNPGATELGLGHLAALTCALFGSFASIVVRKIGREERSIVLVLYPLVTNFVLMGALMPLVYRPMPVEHLGLSFAMAALAMVAMLCLIAAYKAGEAAIVAPMQYSQILWATAYGALFFGELPRLNTAIGAAIIIAAGVYIVLRESRKPGSQAPVLRTRTRLDTGTVPRVSTLIRAGGAEPPNAPMPGAVGASPSRGMRGLPGRG; via the coding sequence ATGTCGGTCAATCTGCGCGCCGTGACGCTCGCGCTGGCGGCTTTCGGGCTATTCGCGACCCATGACGTGATCGTCAAGCTCCTCGGGGCCGACTACTCCGCCTTCCAGATCGTCTTCTTCTCGGTCCTCTTCAGCTTTCCCGTCGCCACGGTCCTGCTCCTGCGGGACGAGACCTCCGGCACGCTCATCCCGAAGCACCCCTGGTGGGTCATCGCGCGTACGCTCGCGGCGGTGATCACGGGGGCCGCGGCCTTCTATGCGTTTTCCGTGCTGCCCCTCGCGCAGGTCTACGCGATCCTCTTTGCCTCGCCGCTCCTCATCACCATCATGTCGGTGCCATTTCTCGGTGAGAAGGTTGGCCTCCGGCGCGGTCTCGCGGTTCTCGCGGGGCTGGGCGGTGTCCTCGTGGTGCTCAATCCCGGCGCGACGGAGCTCGGCCTCGGGCACCTCGCGGCGCTCACCTGCGCGCTTTTCGGCTCCTTTGCCTCCATCGTGGTGCGCAAGATCGGGCGGGAGGAGCGGTCCATCGTGCTCGTGCTCTACCCGCTCGTGACGAACTTCGTCCTGATGGGCGCGCTGATGCCGCTCGTCTACCGGCCCATGCCGGTGGAGCATCTGGGCCTGTCCTTCGCGATGGCCGCGCTGGCGATGGTTGCCATGCTCTGCCTGATCGCGGCCTACAAGGCGGGCGAGGCCGCCATCGTGGCGCCCATGCAGTATAGCCAAATTCTCTGGGCCACAGCCTATGGCGCGCTCTTCTTTGGCGAGCTGCCGCGGCTCAACACCGCCATCGGCGCAGCGATCATCATCGCGGCGGGCGTCTACATCGTGCTCCGCGAGAGCCGGAAGCCCGGCAGTCAGGCCCCGGTGCTGCGCACCCGCACGCGCCTCGATACAGGCACCGTCCCCCGGGTGAGCACGCTCATCCGCGCGGGCGGCGCGGAGCCGCCCAACGCGCCTATGCCCGGCGCGGTCGGGGCCAGCCCCTCGCGCGGGATGCGCGGCCTGCCCGGGCGCGGCTAG
- the leuB gene encoding 3-isopropylmalate dehydrogenase: MTKSLLILPGDGIGPEVMAEVRKVIDWMESQGHAFDVSEDLVGGAAYDAHGTPLTDATMQKAQEVDAVLLGAVGGYKYDKLDFSVKPERGLLRLRKEMDLFANLRPAQCFDALAEFSSLKKEVVAGLDIVIIRELTSGIYFGEPRGIIKEGNERVGINTQRYTESEIARVARAAFELARKRQGRVCSMEKANVMESGILWRDVVTEVHAEYEDVALSHMYADAGAMQLVRDPKQFDVIVTDNLFGDLLSDAAAMLTGSLGMLPSASLGAPMENGRPKALYEPVHGSAPDIAGQGKANPCACILSFAMALRYSFDMGEEATRLEWAVEQVLRDGVRTPDLMQADGGAPATTAEMGDAVVAALEAG, translated from the coding sequence ATGACAAAATCCCTGCTCATCCTGCCCGGCGACGGCATCGGCCCCGAGGTGATGGCCGAGGTCCGCAAGGTGATCGACTGGATGGAGAGCCAGGGTCACGCCTTCGACGTGAGCGAGGATCTCGTGGGCGGCGCGGCTTACGACGCCCATGGCACGCCTTTGACCGACGCCACGATGCAGAAGGCGCAAGAGGTGGACGCCGTCCTTCTCGGCGCGGTGGGCGGGTACAAGTATGACAAGCTCGATTTCTCCGTGAAACCCGAGCGCGGGCTCCTGCGGCTCCGCAAGGAGATGGACCTTTTCGCCAATCTTCGCCCGGCGCAGTGCTTCGACGCGCTGGCCGAGTTCTCCTCGCTGAAGAAAGAGGTGGTGGCGGGCCTCGACATCGTCATCATCCGCGAGCTCACATCGGGCATCTACTTCGGCGAGCCACGCGGGATTATCAAGGAAGGCAACGAGCGCGTGGGCATCAACACCCAGCGCTACACCGAGAGCGAGATCGCCCGCGTGGCCCGTGCCGCCTTCGAGCTCGCGCGGAAGCGGCAGGGCCGTGTTTGCTCCATGGAAAAGGCCAACGTGATGGAGTCGGGCATCCTCTGGCGCGATGTCGTCACCGAGGTCCATGCCGAGTACGAGGACGTGGCGCTCTCGCACATGTACGCCGATGCCGGCGCCATGCAGCTCGTCCGCGACCCCAAGCAATTCGACGTCATCGTGACCGACAATCTCTTCGGCGATCTCCTGTCCGACGCCGCCGCCATGCTCACCGGCTCGCTTGGGATGCTGCCGTCGGCCTCCCTCGGCGCGCCCATGGAAAATGGCCGCCCGAAGGCGCTCTATGAGCCCGTCCATGGCTCCGCGCCCGACATCGCGGGGCAGGGCAAAGCCAACCCTTGCGCCTGCATCCTGAGCTTTGCCATGGCGCTGCGCTACTCGTTCGACATGGGCGAGGAGGCCACGCGCCTCGAGTGGGCGGTGGAGCAGGTGCTCCGCGACGGGGTCCGCACGCCCGATCTCATGCAGGCGGATGGCGGCGCCCCCGCGACGACTGCCGAGATGGGCGACGCGGTGGTGGCCGCGCTCGAAGCGGGCTGA
- a CDS encoding cupin domain-containing protein: protein MSLDDPKKITKTEMEARIVRYGDLRPCKTAFIDAHTPGSDQKENFTIIGGGVSEAADQFVHLRETPGFNIGAAGQPPKCRNSLHSHRTAEVFFVLKGRWRFFWGRWGDAGEVVLEEGDIFNIPTGIFRGFENIGTDYGMIMAILGGDDAGGGVLWAPQVISDAAAHGLVLGDNGKLYDTKQGASLPEGVAPMALASDEVLARMPEPTTQDVVPHYVARYWDLVALSDRQPAKVIGEAAVLRDKPGFEVELLSRFSIQDAPYATDRHEILMPMRGHWRLSWEGGTTVLNPGDTMAVPPGLERSLAPAMTGEASLYRVLSTDDPAGPTQPR, encoded by the coding sequence ATGAGTCTCGACGACCCGAAAAAGATCACGAAAACCGAAATGGAAGCCCGCATCGTACGCTACGGCGACCTCCGGCCTTGCAAGACCGCCTTCATCGATGCCCACACGCCGGGTTCCGATCAGAAGGAGAACTTCACCATCATCGGCGGCGGGGTTTCTGAGGCCGCGGACCAGTTCGTCCATCTGCGCGAGACACCGGGCTTCAATATCGGCGCCGCGGGCCAGCCGCCCAAGTGCCGGAATTCGCTGCATTCCCATCGCACCGCCGAGGTCTTCTTCGTGCTCAAGGGCCGCTGGCGGTTCTTCTGGGGGCGCTGGGGAGATGCGGGTGAGGTCGTGCTCGAGGAGGGGGACATCTTCAACATCCCCACCGGCATCTTCCGCGGCTTCGAGAACATCGGCACCGACTACGGGATGATCATGGCGATCCTCGGCGGGGATGACGCCGGGGGCGGGGTGCTCTGGGCACCGCAGGTGATCTCGGACGCGGCGGCCCACGGCCTCGTGCTGGGCGACAACGGCAAGCTCTACGACACCAAGCAGGGCGCATCGCTTCCCGAGGGGGTGGCGCCCATGGCTCTGGCCTCCGACGAGGTGCTGGCGCGCATGCCAGAACCCACCACGCAAGACGTGGTGCCCCATTACGTCGCCCGCTACTGGGACCTCGTGGCCCTGAGCGACCGCCAGCCCGCCAAGGTCATCGGCGAGGCGGCCGTGCTCCGCGACAAGCCGGGCTTCGAGGTGGAGCTGTTGAGCCGTTTCTCGATCCAGGATGCGCCCTACGCCACCGATCGCCACGAAATCCTGATGCCCATGCGCGGCCATTGGCGGCTAAGCTGGGAAGGGGGCACGACGGTGCTCAACCCAGGCGACACGATGGCTGTCCCGCCGGGTCTCGAGCGCTCACTCGCCCCGGCGATGACGGGCGAGGCAAGCCTCTACAGAGTGCTGAGCACCGACGACCCCGCAGGCCCGACGCAGCCCCGCTGA
- a CDS encoding FAD-binding oxidoreductase, translating to MTDWQAPKHKSYDIVIIGGAMMGSSTAFWLTKLGYRGRVLVVEMDPSYAQTSTAHTNSCIRQQFTNPLNIEISQFGAHFIKNAAEEMGDDRVPEILLQSYGYLYLAADASRAEDLRGRAALQRAAGAATEVLDREEIAARYPFYHLDDIAIGTINTCDEGYFDGGTLFEWFRRLARERGVEYCKNRATGLRMDGAKITHVEFASGEAVACGQVLNAAGPRAATIAAMAGIALPVEPRKRYTYIISAADPLDRDLPLTIDPSGVHVRQDGPKTYLVGATPDDDPAVEPTDFTMDGDVWMEKAWPAIAHRIPAFERVKVVSEWAGHYEYNPFDHNALMGAHPKAENLTFLNGFSGHGLQQSTAMGRATAEWLMTGAYQSIDMSEFAVTRVAEGRKFVEHAVI from the coding sequence GTGACCGACTGGCAGGCACCGAAGCACAAGAGCTACGACATCGTTATCATCGGCGGGGCCATGATGGGCTCCTCCACAGCGTTCTGGCTCACGAAGCTGGGGTACAGGGGCCGGGTCCTCGTGGTGGAGATGGATCCGAGCTACGCCCAGACCTCCACGGCCCACACCAACAGCTGCATCCGCCAGCAATTCACCAATCCGCTCAACATCGAGATCAGCCAGTTCGGCGCGCATTTCATCAAGAACGCGGCGGAGGAGATGGGCGATGACCGCGTGCCCGAGATCCTCCTGCAGAGCTACGGCTACCTCTATCTCGCCGCCGATGCCTCCCGCGCCGAGGACCTGCGCGGGCGGGCGGCGCTGCAGCGGGCCGCGGGCGCGGCCACCGAGGTGCTCGACCGAGAGGAGATCGCCGCGCGCTATCCGTTCTACCACCTCGACGACATCGCCATCGGCACGATCAACACGTGCGACGAGGGGTATTTCGACGGCGGCACGCTCTTCGAATGGTTCCGCCGCCTCGCCCGCGAACGCGGCGTGGAATACTGCAAGAACCGCGCGACGGGGCTTCGCATGGACGGGGCGAAGATCACCCATGTGGAATTTGCCTCCGGGGAGGCGGTGGCCTGCGGGCAGGTGCTTAACGCCGCCGGCCCCCGCGCGGCCACCATCGCGGCCATGGCCGGGATCGCGCTGCCCGTGGAGCCACGCAAGCGCTACACTTACATCATCTCCGCGGCAGACCCGCTCGACCGCGACCTGCCGCTCACGATCGACCCTTCCGGCGTCCATGTCCGGCAAGACGGGCCAAAGACCTACCTCGTGGGTGCCACGCCGGATGACGATCCCGCCGTGGAGCCCACCGATTTCACGATGGACGGCGACGTGTGGATGGAGAAAGCCTGGCCTGCAATCGCGCACCGCATCCCCGCCTTCGAGCGGGTGAAGGTGGTGAGCGAGTGGGCAGGGCACTACGAGTACAATCCCTTCGACCACAACGCGCTCATGGGCGCCCATCCCAAGGCAGAGAACCTCACCTTCCTCAACGGCTTTTCCGGCCACGGGCTCCAGCAGAGCACCGCCATGGGCCGCGCCACGGCCGAATGGCTCATGACCGGCGCTTACCAGAGCATCGACATGTCCGAATTCGCCGTCACCCGCGTCGCCGAGGGCCGCAAATTCGTGGAGCACGCGGTGATCTAG